A single genomic interval of Tursiops truncatus isolate mTurTru1 chromosome 1, mTurTru1.mat.Y, whole genome shotgun sequence harbors:
- the BCL10 gene encoding B-cell lymphoma/leukemia 10 — protein sequence MEPTAPSLTEEDLTEVKKDALENLRVYLCEKIIAERHFDHLRAKKILSREDTEEISCRTSSRKRAGKLLDYLQENPKGLDTLVESIRREKTQNFLIQKITDEVLKLRNIKLEHLKGLKCSSCEPFPDGATNNLSRSNSDDSNFSEKLRASTVIYHPEGESSTAPFFSTDSSLNLPVLEVGRTENPTFSSTTLPRPGDPGAPPLPPELQLEEEGTCGNSSEMFLPLRSRALLRQ from the exons gcTTTAGAAAATTTGCGTGTATACCTGTGTGAAAAAATCATAGCTGAGAGACATTTTGATCATCTACGTGCAAAAAAAATACTCAGTagagaagacactgaagaaatttCTTGTCGAACATCAAGTAGAAAAAGGGCTGGAAAATTGTTAGACTACttacaagaaaaccccaaaggacTAGATACCCTGGTTGAATCTATTCGGCGAGAAAAAACACAGAACTTCCTGATACAGAAGATTACAGATGAAGTGCTAAAACTTAGAAATATAAAACTAGAACATCTGAAAG GACTGAAATGTAGCAGCTGTGAGCCTTTTCCAGATGGAGCCACAAACAACCTCTCTAGATCAAATTCAGATGACAGTAATTTCtctgaaaaactgagagcatCCACCGTCATATACCATCCAGAAGGAGAATCCAGCACAGCCCCCTTTTTTTCTACTGATTCTTCTctgaatttgcctgttctagaagtAGGCAGAACTGAAAACCCCACCTTCTCTTCAACTACGCTTCCTAGACCTGGGGACCCTGGGGCTCCTCCTTTGCCACCAGAGCTGCAGTTAGAAGAAGAAGGAACTTGTGGAAACTCTAGTGAGATGTTTCTTCCCTTAAGATCACGTGCTCTTTTGCGGCAATGA
- the C1H1orf52 gene encoding UPF0690 protein C1orf52 homolog, protein MAAEEKDPLSYFAAYGSSSSGSSDEEDNSEPEETSRKASDPAKSAGGCGNKAEKRLPGPDELFRSVTRPAFLYNPLNKQIDWERHVVKAPEEPPKEFKIWKSNYVPPPETYSTEKKPPPPELDMAIKWSNIYEDNGDDAPQNAKKARLLPEGEETVESDDEKEEHTSKKRKIEPGEPTKKKK, encoded by the exons ATGGCAGCGGAGGAGAAGGATCCTCTGAGCTATTTTGCGGCTTACGGGAGCAGCAGCTCAGGCTCCTCGGACGAGGAGGATAACAGCGAGCCGGAGGAGACAAGTCGTAAGGCCTCGGATCCGGCGAAGTCGGCGGGCGGCTGTGGGAACAAGGCGGAGAAGCGGCTGCCTGGACCCGACGAGCTGTTCCGGAGCGTGACTCGCCCGGCCTTTCTCTACAATCCGCTCAACAAACAGATCGACTGGGAGAGGCACGTCGTCAAGGCGCCAGAGGAG CCTCCGAAGGAATTCAAAATATGGAAGTCAAACTATGTACCACCTCCGGAGACCTACTCTACTGAGAAGAAACCTCCCCCTCCAGAGTTggatatggcaataaaatggtcTAACATATATGAGGACAATGGTGATGATGCCCCACAGAATGCTAAGAAAGCTAGGCTTCTCCCAGAAGGGGAGGAGACAGTGGAATCAG atgatgaaaaagAAGAGCATACTTCTAAAAAGCGCAAAATAGAACCGGGAGAaccaacaaagaagaaaaaatag